Proteins encoded in a region of the Rhizobium sp. CC-YZS058 genome:
- a CDS encoding nucleotide sugar dehydrogenase produces the protein MAAIAERSARVGVIGLGYVGLPLAITVARSGFSVLGFDIDPAKIEAVAAGTSYIEAVGDAELVGERDAGRFAATCDFNRLGEVEIIVICVPTPLTKHRDPDLTYIVRTCREIVTRLKPGRLVVLESTTYPGTTHEVMRPILEEGGLVSGRDLFLAFSPEREDPGNRDFRTASIPKIVAGEDEAAGAAAAAFYGAVVERVVPVSSTATAEAVKLTENVFRAVNIALVNELKVVFDAMGIDVWEVIDAAKTKPFGYMPFYPGPGLGGHCIPIDPFYLTWKSREFELPTRFIELAGEINSAMPRHVVARLAEALDIHCGKALSRSRILVVGLAYKKNVPDIRESPSLKLIELIEERGGQASFHDPHVPEIPRTREYMALKGRRSVPLTVEMLAGFDAVLIATDHDDVDYAVLAHAVPLVLDTRNAMARRAITGGLIVKA, from the coding sequence ATGGCGGCGATCGCCGAGCGAAGCGCCCGGGTGGGCGTCATCGGGCTCGGCTATGTCGGCCTGCCGCTCGCCATCACAGTCGCACGCAGCGGCTTTTCCGTGCTGGGTTTCGACATCGATCCCGCCAAGATCGAAGCGGTGGCGGCCGGGACTTCCTATATCGAGGCAGTCGGCGATGCTGAGCTCGTCGGCGAGCGCGATGCCGGACGGTTTGCCGCCACCTGCGATTTCAACCGGCTCGGCGAGGTGGAGATCATCGTCATCTGCGTGCCGACGCCATTGACCAAGCATCGGGATCCGGACCTCACCTATATCGTCCGCACCTGCCGCGAGATCGTCACCCGGCTGAAGCCCGGCCGGCTCGTGGTGCTGGAATCGACCACCTATCCCGGCACGACGCATGAGGTGATGCGGCCGATCCTGGAGGAGGGCGGGCTGGTTTCAGGGCGCGATCTCTTCCTGGCCTTTTCGCCGGAACGCGAGGACCCGGGCAACCGCGATTTCCGCACCGCCAGCATCCCGAAGATCGTCGCCGGCGAGGATGAGGCGGCCGGCGCGGCCGCGGCTGCCTTCTATGGGGCCGTCGTCGAACGGGTGGTGCCAGTCTCCTCCACCGCCACGGCCGAGGCGGTGAAGCTGACCGAAAATGTCTTCCGCGCCGTCAACATCGCCCTCGTCAACGAGCTGAAGGTGGTGTTCGACGCGATGGGCATCGATGTCTGGGAGGTGATCGACGCTGCCAAGACCAAGCCGTTCGGCTACATGCCCTTCTATCCCGGCCCCGGGCTCGGCGGTCACTGCATCCCGATCGACCCTTTCTACCTCACCTGGAAGTCGCGCGAGTTCGAGCTGCCGACCCGTTTCATCGAGCTGGCAGGGGAGATCAACTCGGCCATGCCGCGCCACGTGGTGGCCCGGCTCGCCGAAGCACTGGATATCCATTGCGGCAAGGCGCTGAGCCGGTCGCGCATCCTCGTGGTCGGCCTCGCCTACAAGAAGAACGTGCCGGATATCCGCGAAAGCCCGTCCTTGAAGCTCATCGAGCTGATCGAGGAGCGGGGTGGGCAGGCCAGTTTCCACGACCCGCATGTGCCGGAAATCCCGCGCACCCGGGAATATATGGCGCTCAAAGGCCGGCGCTCGGTGCCGCTGACGGTGGAGATGCTGGCTGGCTTCGATGCCGTGCTGATCGCCACCGACCATGACGATGTCGATTATGCCGTGCTCGCCCACGCCGTGCCGCTGGTGCTGGACACACGCAATGCCATGGCCCGGCGCGCCATCACCGGCGGCTTGATCGTCAAGGCGTGA